A part of Neoarius graeffei isolate fNeoGra1 chromosome 22, fNeoGra1.pri, whole genome shotgun sequence genomic DNA contains:
- the si:dkey-266f7.4 gene encoding uncharacterized protein si:dkey-266f7.4, which yields MLCSLLVNSLASQFNWAGKGEKTAFKDTKIHDVLFDALQKQLPGSTHATFSDAIKKWLKYAPKREGGMRRREVSAPQEE from the exons atgctgtgtagcctcctggtcaacagcttggccagccaatttaactgggctggaaagggggaaaaaactgcgtttaaggacaccaagatccatgatgtcctgtttg atgctctacaaaagcagctgccagggagcacacacgctacttttagtgacgcaatcaagaagtggcttaagtatgcgccaaagagagagggagggatgaggagacgtgag gtgtctgcgccgcaggaggaatag